One window of Synergistales bacterium genomic DNA carries:
- a CDS encoding PAS domain S-box protein — MSGTEVGAEAFTALVRTAQYIAGSSLQQDLCEVIAGVMARFHGAVWTAFAGYDHRGLLECRYASESVAFFREEGVPEPLRRAAEGVLESGFLDIREGPADVAVLLPLQEEGQVRLVLLVGYPPEQWPSRERLNLLLAVAGLVEIALERRRADEALRRYQEYLESLVERRTAELRQKNERLTGEIAERERAEAVLRESEERFRTLNESLSVGVVMIDPAFRIVHANPVLRRWFSSEACSGYPFCYATLHNPPLDCPSEGCPVSRTLADGGHHRGERTVVVDGRTRTFHLLSSPITDGEGKVTAAIEVLEDITERKEAERALAARNEQIRRASVKEARQAGKIEIASGVLHDIGNAVAGMGATLVEYRNAEHWPEIDGLKRLQGLLDARADAVDAALGTGKGRALCDYVAELITRLDERARHQRAATDRIQSIVTHISDILTLQRQYTRGGAAERRTEIDLCAVMDDAVNIMASSIQKRGITDARRYEAG, encoded by the coding sequence ATGAGCGGAACGGAGGTGGGTGCGGAGGCCTTCACCGCACTGGTCCGGACAGCCCAGTATATCGCGGGGAGCTCTCTGCAGCAGGATCTCTGCGAGGTGATCGCCGGCGTGATGGCCCGTTTCCACGGCGCGGTCTGGACGGCCTTCGCCGGATACGACCACCGCGGGTTGCTGGAGTGTCGATACGCTTCGGAGTCGGTGGCCTTTTTCCGTGAAGAGGGGGTGCCGGAGCCGCTCCGTCGGGCCGCCGAAGGCGTGCTGGAGAGTGGGTTTCTGGATATCCGGGAAGGCCCGGCGGATGTGGCTGTTCTCCTGCCTCTCCAGGAGGAGGGGCAGGTGCGGCTGGTTCTGCTGGTGGGCTATCCGCCGGAGCAGTGGCCCTCCCGGGAGCGGCTGAATCTGCTGCTGGCCGTGGCGGGGCTGGTGGAGATCGCCCTGGAGCGTCGCAGGGCCGACGAGGCATTGCGCCGGTATCAGGAGTATCTGGAGTCGCTGGTGGAGCGGCGTACCGCCGAGCTCCGGCAGAAGAACGAACGGCTCACCGGCGAGATCGCCGAGCGGGAGCGGGCCGAGGCGGTGCTCAGGGAGAGCGAGGAGCGCTTCCGGACACTGAACGAGAGCCTCTCGGTGGGCGTGGTGATGATCGACCCGGCCTTCCGCATTGTCCATGCCAACCCGGTGCTCCGGCGGTGGTTTTCCAGTGAGGCCTGCAGTGGGTATCCCTTTTGCTACGCCACGCTCCACAATCCGCCGCTGGACTGTCCTTCCGAGGGATGCCCGGTCTCGCGTACGCTGGCCGACGGCGGCCACCACCGGGGGGAACGGACGGTCGTCGTGGACGGAAGGACACGTACCTTCCATCTGCTCTCCTCGCCGATCACCGATGGCGAAGGGAAGGTGACCGCCGCCATCGAGGTGCTGGAGGACATCACCGAACGCAAGGAGGCCGAGCGGGCCCTGGCTGCACGGAACGAACAGATCCGCCGCGCTTCGGTCAAGGAGGCCCGGCAGGCGGGGAAGATCGAGATCGCCAGTGGAGTGCTCCACGATATCGGCAACGCCGTGGCCGGCATGGGGGCCACGCTGGTGGAGTACCGCAACGCCGAGCACTGGCCGGAGATCGACGGTCTCAAGCGGCTGCAGGGACTGCTGGACGCCAGGGCCGATGCCGTGGATGCCGCGCTGGGGACGGGGAAGGGCCGGGCCCTCTGCGACTATGTGGCCGAGCTGATTACCCGGCTGGACGAACGCGCCCGGCACCAGCGGGCCGCCACCGACCGGATCCAGAGCATCGTCACCCATATCTCCGACATCCTGACCCTGCAGCGGCAGTACACCCGGGGCGGCGCGGCGGAACGCCGCACGGAGATCGATCTCTGTGCCGTCATGGACGACGCGGTCAACATCATGGCCTCCTCCATCCAGAAGCGGGGGATTACCGACGCCCGCCGGTACGAGGCGGGAG